A single region of the Candidatus Methanomethylicota archaeon genome encodes:
- a CDS encoding metalloregulator ArsR/SmtB family transcription factor: MSILNKKAKIFKALADPIRLQILELLRSGEKCVCEIISHINFPQPVISRHLKILKNCGIVKDRHLGNKRLYSITDYSIFNVIDTIDEKLINSLTKHVIEAI; encoded by the coding sequence ATGTCTATTTTAAATAAGAAAGCTAAGATATTTAAAGCTCTTGCAGATCCAATAAGACTTCAAATCTTAGAACTTTTAAGAAGTGGTGAAAAATGTGTATGTGAAATAATTTCTCATATAAATTTTCCTCAACCAGTTATTTCAAGACATTTAAAAATATTAAAGAATTGTGGAATAGTAAAAGATAGGCATTTAGGAAATAAAAGGCTATATTCTATAACAGATTATTCAATTTTTAATGTAATTGATACAATTGATGAAAAATTAATTAATTCATTAACAAAACATGTTATAGAAGCAATTTAA
- a CDS encoding acetate uptake transporter codes for MMENKYANPAPLGLMGFGMTTVLLNLHNIGLFPLNAMNLAMGIAYGGLAQIIAGIIEFKKGNTFGATAFSSYGLFWISKVLLIIFDKLGFVTTTDNLAIAAYLFIWGIFTLGLFFGTLKASRALQFVFLSLVILFFLLAIGNASLNQTIIRIAGVEGVICGLSAMYLSFAEIINEMHGREVLPIGIIKKQ; via the coding sequence ATGATGGAAAATAAATATGCTAATCCTGCCCCCCTTGGGTTAATGGGTTTTGGAATGACTACAGTACTACTAAATTTACACAATATTGGATTATTTCCATTAAATGCCATGAATCTAGCAATGGGGATTGCCTATGGAGGATTGGCACAAATTATAGCTGGTATAATTGAGTTCAAAAAAGGCAATACCTTTGGTGCAACAGCATTTTCATCATATGGACTCTTTTGGATTTCCAAAGTATTATTAATCATATTTGATAAACTAGGATTTGTCACTACTACAGATAATTTAGCAATAGCAGCATATTTATTCATATGGGGGATTTTTACATTAGGATTGTTTTTCGGTACTTTGAAGGCCAGTAGAGCTTTGCAATTCGTATTCCTAAGTTTAGTAATTCTATTCTTCTTACTAGCCATAGGAAATGCATCCTTAAATCAAACTATAATAAGAATAGCAGGAGTAGAAGGTGTAATCTGTGGATTAAGCGCCATGTATCTCTCCTTTGCTGAAATCATAAATGAAATGCATGGACGAGAAGTCTTGCCAATAGGCATAATAAAAAAGCAATAA
- a CDS encoding 3-isopropylmalate dehydratase small subunit yields MIISGRVWKFGDDIDTDVIIPAKYLRSVDKSIWPKHVLEGIDPTFSSKVKPGDIIVAGKNFGCGSSREQAVLAIKWAGISAVVAESFARIFFRNGINNGLPLIECKGIYNAIDEGDIIEINLDEGIIKTKRGILTYKPLPKLLQDILNSGGLVEYYKKKIKGNVP; encoded by the coding sequence ATGATAATAAGTGGTAGAGTTTGGAAATTTGGAGATGATATTGATACTGATGTAATAATACCTGCAAAATACTTAAGATCTGTGGATAAATCAATATGGCCAAAACATGTTCTTGAAGGTATTGATCCTACATTTAGTTCAAAAGTCAAACCAGGTGACATTATTGTTGCAGGAAAGAATTTTGGTTGTGGATCAAGTAGAGAACAAGCTGTACTTGCCATAAAATGGGCAGGAATAAGTGCTGTAGTAGCTGAATCTTTCGCTAGAATATTTTTTAGGAATGGAATAAATAATGGTCTTCCACTTATAGAATGTAAAGGAATTTATAATGCTATTGATGAAGGAGATATTATTGAAATAAATCTAGATGAGGGTATAATAAAGACTAAAAGAGGGATATTAACATATAAACCCCTTCCTAAATTACTTCAAGATATACTTAATTCTGGAGGTTTAGTAGAATATTATAAAAAGAAAATAAAGGGTAATGTGCCTTGA
- a CDS encoding ArgE/DapE family deacylase: MEYELSILKRLVEIDTDVTKKIGYYDCALVLREIMKEIGLKVDFFNPNFQDGVRRPCVIGTLNTSSKYTIALIAHYDVVPPGENWTKPPFKLTIEDGKAFGRGAADDKGGIAAILGAINIVKDNSKFNVMAIMTPEEEVGGVLGLGYLMENYEIKADFGIIVDSSPNIVSIGASGIIRGEIRVKGKQGHAGYPHLAINPIHELSYLITKFNEFIKFREEKYSIAFAPPGSPKEKVWGRFSFTMIGGGIKENVIPNEAWTKFDMRLLPEEDPKEAEKEFLNFLNKINIKGKIELSLEKPDRGYLTNPSNPFVKLFVKATEKVFGNPLPLCASLGGNDGRFLANKSIPVINYGVIADDTNFHGTDEFVYISDLEKVRNVFVEFMKGDINEALFNNGNN, encoded by the coding sequence ATGGAATATGAGCTTTCTATATTAAAAAGACTTGTGGAAATAGATACTGATGTTACTAAAAAAATTGGATATTATGATTGTGCATTAGTATTAAGAGAAATAATGAAAGAAATAGGTTTAAAAGTAGATTTTTTTAATCCAAATTTTCAAGATGGTGTTCGTAGACCTTGTGTAATTGGAACTTTAAATACTTCATCAAAATATACTATAGCTTTAATAGCCCATTATGATGTTGTTCCACCAGGAGAAAATTGGACCAAGCCTCCTTTTAAGCTCACAATAGAGGATGGTAAAGCTTTTGGAAGAGGAGCAGCTGATGATAAAGGAGGAATTGCTGCAATATTAGGAGCTATAAATATTGTTAAAGATAATTCAAAATTCAATGTAATGGCAATAATGACTCCTGAGGAAGAGGTTGGTGGTGTATTAGGACTAGGTTACTTGATGGAAAATTATGAAATAAAAGCAGATTTTGGAATAATTGTTGACTCCTCTCCTAATATAGTGAGTATAGGAGCAAGTGGAATAATAAGAGGTGAAATAAGAGTAAAAGGAAAACAGGGACATGCAGGATATCCACATTTAGCTATTAATCCAATTCATGAATTATCTTATTTAATAACTAAATTTAATGAATTTATAAAATTTAGAGAAGAAAAATATTCTATAGCTTTTGCTCCTCCTGGATCGCCTAAGGAAAAAGTTTGGGGGAGATTTTCATTTACAATGATTGGAGGAGGTATAAAAGAAAATGTTATACCTAATGAAGCTTGGACTAAGTTTGATATGCGACTACTGCCTGAAGAAGATCCAAAAGAAGCAGAAAAAGAATTTTTAAATTTTTTAAATAAAATAAACATCAAGGGTAAAATAGAATTAAGTCTAGAAAAACCAGATAGAGGTTATTTAACAAATCCATCAAATCCTTTTGTAAAATTGTTTGTTAAAGCTACTGAAAAAGTTTTTGGAAATCCTCTTCCACTATGTGCATCTTTAGGTGGAAATGATGGAAGATTTCTTGCAAATAAGTCCATACCTGTTATAAATTATGGTGTTATTGCTGATGATACTAATTTTCATGGAACTGATGAATTTGTATACATAAGCGATCTTGAAAAAGTTAGAAATGTTTTTGTAGAATTCATGAAGGGGGATATAAATGAAGCCTTATTTAATAATGGCAACAATTAA
- a CDS encoding small multi-drug export protein, with protein MNVYINIFILSLMPIIECRGAIPYGIFNGIDLISVVIISFFGNILPVPFILLLMKKIEDIIIKQNNILKKIFIKYIENLRKRSKKTIEKYGFYGLIIFIAIPLPGTGAWTGSIVAHIFGMKIKYSILAIFIGVAIAVFITAITTIILL; from the coding sequence ATGAATGTATACATTAATATATTCATACTATCATTAATGCCAATAATAGAGTGTAGAGGAGCAATACCTTATGGAATATTTAATGGTATAGATTTAATTAGTGTAGTTATTATATCATTCTTTGGAAATATTCTCCCAGTCCCATTTATATTATTATTAATGAAGAAAATTGAAGACATAATAATAAAGCAAAATAATATTTTGAAGAAAATTTTTATAAAATATATTGAAAATTTAAGAAAAAGAAGTAAAAAAACTATAGAAAAATATGGCTTTTATGGATTAATTATTTTTATAGCCATACCATTACCAGGTACTGGAGCATGGACAGGAAGTATAGTTGCACATATATTTGGAATGAAAATAAAATATTCTATTCTTGCAATATTTATTGGAGTAGCAATTGCAGTTTTTATAACAGCAATAACAACAATAATTTTATTATGA
- a CDS encoding homocitrate synthase family protein, with protein sequence MRYFTSPYNFIHREDRKVKIYDTTLRDGEQTPGVKFTKEQKVEIARKLDEVGIHEIEAGFPVISPYDEEAVKAVVMERLNARILALCRPKQRDIDAALRSEVEGIIIFIAVSDLHLKYKLKMDLKSAIDMAAWAVEYAKDHGLFVQLTAEDATRTTLDSLFSLYKAAEDHGVDRIGIADTAGCIRPRGMAYLVEQIRKNFNIEMSVHCHNDFGLAVANSLAAYEAGIDAISVTVNGIGERCGNAALEEVVMSLYALYGVDLNFHTEKLRELSLLVSKFSGIPIPVNKAIVGENAFRHESGIHVAAVLKHPFTYEAYDPQIVGQERKLVFGRHSGTESVREKLLSSGLNLSEEDIAEIVKRLKNLPIGHKIIENSELIDFAKKVLEEKYKK encoded by the coding sequence TTGAGATATTTTACTAGTCCTTACAATTTTATACATCGTGAAGATAGAAAAGTCAAAATTTATGATACTACATTAAGGGATGGAGAACAAACTCCTGGTGTTAAGTTTACAAAAGAGCAAAAAGTAGAAATTGCTAGAAAATTGGATGAAGTAGGGATTCATGAAATAGAAGCTGGTTTTCCCGTAATCTCTCCTTATGATGAAGAAGCTGTGAAAGCTGTAGTTATGGAACGTCTTAATGCAAGAATATTAGCATTATGTAGACCAAAACAAAGAGACATAGATGCTGCTTTAAGATCAGAAGTAGAAGGTATAATAATTTTCATAGCAGTATCTGATTTACATTTAAAGTATAAATTAAAAATGGATTTAAAAAGTGCAATTGATATGGCTGCATGGGCAGTAGAATATGCAAAAGATCATGGTCTTTTTGTTCAATTAACTGCAGAAGATGCAACAAGAACAACGCTAGACTCTCTATTTTCATTATACAAAGCTGCTGAAGATCATGGTGTAGATAGAATTGGAATTGCAGATACTGCAGGATGTATAAGACCAAGGGGTATGGCATATTTAGTTGAACAAATAAGAAAGAATTTTAATATTGAAATGTCAGTTCATTGTCATAATGATTTTGGTTTAGCAGTTGCAAATTCTTTAGCTGCTTATGAAGCAGGAATAGATGCTATATCAGTTACTGTTAATGGTATTGGAGAGAGATGTGGAAATGCAGCTTTAGAAGAAGTTGTAATGTCTTTATATGCATTATATGGAGTAGATTTAAACTTTCATACTGAAAAATTACGTGAACTTTCATTATTAGTTTCTAAGTTTTCTGGCATACCAATACCAGTAAATAAAGCAATTGTAGGAGAAAATGCTTTTAGACATGAATCTGGCATTCATGTAGCTGCTGTTTTAAAACATCCTTTTACTTATGAAGCATATGATCCTCAAATTGTTGGACAAGAAAGAAAGCTTGTATTTGGAAGACACTCTGGTACTGAAAGTGTTAGAGAAAAACTTCTTTCAAGTGGATTAAACTTAAGTGAAGAAGATATTGCTGAAATTGTAAAAAGATTAAAGAATTTACCAATAGGTCATAAAATAATTGAGAATTCTGAGTTAATCGATTTTGCTAAAAAAGTTTTGGAGGAGAAATATAAGAAATGA
- the mtxX gene encoding methanogenesis marker protein Mmp4/MtxX, with amino-acid sequence MIYSLAKLNKAIVAIGVDLDKPFADNIVNSAIFAKEQGYAKPILVCNKEINIEIPFIISNELEEELISLLINEKVEAIVRGNLSAKTILQKIKLTFKCNNLYRITIMEITNRPIMLAPVGIDEGDTMEDLLEFVIKGKKIADKFGLKFKVGVISGGRLEDRGRSKKVDEMLNFSEVLVSKIKEMGFDVENFGIEIERAVNSSSMILAPDGIIGNLIFRSLVLIANMDSFGAYASALPKVYIDTSRARTSYLLPIVLASALAK; translated from the coding sequence ATGATTTATTCTTTAGCTAAATTAAATAAAGCAATTGTAGCAATTGGAGTTGATTTGGATAAACCTTTTGCAGATAACATAGTAAATTCTGCAATATTTGCAAAAGAACAAGGTTATGCAAAACCAATATTAGTTTGTAATAAAGAAATAAATATTGAAATCCCTTTCATAATTTCAAATGAATTAGAAGAAGAATTAATTTCTTTATTAATAAATGAAAAAGTTGAAGCTATTGTAAGAGGCAATTTAAGTGCTAAGACGATATTACAAAAAATAAAATTAACTTTTAAATGTAATAATTTATATAGAATAACAATAATGGAAATAACAAATAGGCCAATAATGCTTGCGCCAGTTGGTATAGATGAAGGAGATACTATGGAAGATCTCTTAGAATTTGTAATAAAAGGGAAAAAAATTGCAGATAAATTTGGATTAAAATTTAAGGTTGGGGTTATTTCTGGAGGAAGACTTGAAGATAGAGGAAGAAGTAAAAAAGTTGATGAAATGTTAAATTTCTCAGAAGTTCTTGTTAGTAAAATAAAAGAAATGGGCTTTGATGTAGAAAATTTTGGAATAGAAATTGAGAGAGCAGTAAATTCTTCTTCTATGATATTGGCTCCAGATGGAATTATTGGGAACTTAATTTTTAGATCATTAGTTCTTATTGCAAATATGGATAGTTTTGGAGCTTATGCATCAGCATTGCCAAAGGTATATATTGATACTTCAAGAGCTAGAACTAGTTATCTCTTACCAATTGTATTAGCAAGTGCATTAGCAAAATAA
- a CDS encoding 3-isopropylmalate dehydratase large subunit has protein sequence MATAIEKIISNTIGKEVSPGDFIEIPVNFAYFHDGTGPLIIDVLREMEVDKIFNPDNVAVIFDHAAPPYSDQAATLQVKVRKFVKEQGIKKFHEIGEGICHQVVPEKGYIAPGMIVCGADSHTCTLGAFGLMAIGMGATDMAYILATGKTWIKVPETIRVRFDGSLGKGVSSKDLILEIVRIIGTDGATYKVLEFTGETIKELSQSSRMTMANMAVEMGAKTAFIEADEKTIQFLGKEGKIFKTDDDAIEEIHIDSSSIDPKIAIPYKVSNVKSVSEIEGEPIDQAFLGSCTNGRYEDLLEAAKILKGKKVRARLIVVPASRDTLVKAMKDGIIDILIESGAIIGIPGCGPCLGVHMGVLGENEVCISTSNRNFIGRMGARSSKVYLASPQTVAASSLEGKIVDPRRYVR, from the coding sequence ATGGCCACTGCCATAGAAAAAATAATATCTAATACAATAGGAAAAGAAGTTTCACCAGGAGATTTTATAGAAATTCCTGTAAATTTTGCATATTTTCATGATGGAACTGGTCCACTTATAATTGATGTTCTAAGAGAAATGGAAGTTGATAAAATATTTAATCCAGATAACGTAGCTGTAATTTTCGATCATGCAGCACCACCTTATAGCGATCAAGCTGCAACTTTACAAGTAAAAGTAAGAAAATTTGTAAAAGAACAAGGTATTAAAAAATTTCATGAAATTGGTGAAGGTATATGCCATCAAGTTGTTCCTGAAAAAGGCTATATAGCTCCTGGAATGATAGTTTGTGGAGCAGATTCTCATACATGCACTCTTGGAGCTTTTGGATTAATGGCTATTGGAATGGGAGCAACAGATATGGCATATATATTAGCAACTGGAAAAACATGGATAAAAGTCCCTGAAACTATTAGAGTAAGATTTGATGGAAGCTTAGGAAAAGGAGTTTCTTCAAAAGATTTAATTTTAGAAATTGTAAGAATAATAGGAACTGATGGTGCAACATATAAAGTTTTAGAATTTACTGGAGAGACTATTAAAGAATTATCTCAATCATCAAGAATGACAATGGCTAATATGGCTGTGGAAATGGGAGCAAAAACTGCTTTTATAGAAGCAGATGAAAAAACTATTCAATTTCTTGGAAAAGAAGGAAAAATTTTTAAAACAGATGATGATGCAATTGAAGAAATTCATATAGATTCTTCTTCTATCGATCCTAAAATTGCCATTCCATATAAAGTTTCAAATGTAAAATCAGTAAGTGAAATAGAAGGAGAACCTATAGATCAAGCATTTTTAGGATCTTGTACTAATGGAAGATATGAAGATTTATTAGAAGCTGCTAAAATATTAAAAGGGAAAAAAGTTCGTGCTAGACTTATTGTAGTTCCTGCTTCTAGAGATACTTTAGTAAAAGCTATGAAGGATGGAATAATAGATATACTTATAGAATCTGGAGCAATAATTGGCATTCCTGGATGTGGTCCATGCTTAGGCGTTCATATGGGTGTTCTTGGTGAAAATGAAGTTTGTATTTCTACTTCAAATAGAAACTTTATTGGAAGAATGGGGGCCAGATCTTCAAAAGTATATCTTGCTTCTCCTCAAACAGTTGCAGCATCTTCATTAGAGGGAAAAATAGTTGATCCAAGGAGGTATGTGAGATGA
- a CDS encoding NUDIX domain-containing protein: MKKEKSAGFLIFRKDGDKVEYLFLKNKDRFDIPKGLQKSNENELETALRELEEETGLKDIKVIPLFKKKAEYFYKCNNEIIKKEVVYFLGETKTKEIKISEEHDGYVWMSKEEALSKLKYENLKNLVETAEKFIRGMGDV; encoded by the coding sequence ATGAAGAAGGAAAAATCTGCTGGTTTTCTAATTTTTAGGAAAGATGGAGATAAAGTAGAATATTTATTTTTAAAAAATAAAGATAGATTTGATATTCCAAAGGGTTTACAAAAATCAAATGAAAATGAACTTGAAACTGCTTTAAGAGAATTAGAAGAAGAAACTGGTTTAAAAGACATAAAAGTAATACCATTATTCAAAAAGAAAGCTGAATATTTTTATAAATGTAATAATGAAATAATAAAAAAAGAAGTTGTATATTTTCTTGGAGAAACTAAAACTAAAGAAATAAAAATTTCAGAAGAACATGATGGATATGTTTGGATGAGTAAAGAAGAAGCTCTTTCTAAGCTTAAATATGAAAATTTAAAAAATTTAGTAGAAACTGCAGAAAAATTCATTAGAGGAATGGGAGATGTTTAG
- a CDS encoding site-2 protease family protein, with product MFRELIEILISWIVISFCFSISSLFISFSMFVFYFIICASTAGIGFLFHEIVHKILAERFGYKAYYRIWPIGVIMALLISIISKGNFIFAALGAVYIIPTFMRNNFNESYGKIALSGPLMNLILALIFLLISNWIKVLYIGYEINSWLAAFNLLPFHPLDGSKVFAWSKPIWAIFAVIAWIMVLF from the coding sequence ATGTTTAGAGAATTAATTGAAATATTAATATCATGGATTGTTATAAGCTTTTGTTTTTCCATATCTTCATTATTTATTTCTTTTTCAATGTTTGTTTTTTATTTTATTATTTGTGCTAGTACAGCTGGTATTGGATTTTTATTTCATGAAATTGTACATAAAATTTTAGCTGAAAGATTTGGATATAAAGCATATTATAGAATTTGGCCTATAGGAGTTATTATGGCATTATTAATTTCCATAATTAGTAAAGGAAATTTTATATTTGCTGCACTTGGAGCAGTTTATATAATACCTACATTCATGAGAAATAATTTTAATGAATCTTATGGGAAAATTGCTCTTTCAGGACCATTGATGAATTTAATATTAGCCTTAATTTTTCTTCTTATTAGTAATTGGATTAAAGTTCTATACATTGGTTATGAGATAAATTCTTGGCTTGCAGCATTTAATTTATTACCTTTTCATCCACTTGATGGATCAAAAGTATTTGCTTGGTCTAAGCCAATTTGGGCTATTTTTGCAGTAATTGCATGGATTATGGTTTTATTTTAA
- a CDS encoding Lrp/AsnC ligand binding domain-containing protein: MKAFIEIKITPGSLESVLEAIKKIEGVKEAYPVTGHCDIMAIIEASDIKVLGNIITKCIHIIRGVESTETLLCVE, translated from the coding sequence ATGAAAGCTTTTATTGAAATTAAAATTACACCAGGTAGTTTAGAAAGTGTACTTGAAGCTATTAAAAAAATTGAAGGAGTTAAAGAAGCTTATCCAGTCACTGGACATTGTGATATCATGGCAATTATTGAAGCTTCTGATATAAAAGTATTGGGCAATATAATAACAAAATGTATACATATAATAAGAGGAGTAGAATCAACAGAAACATTATTATGTGTTGAATAA
- a CDS encoding permease, which produces MDILEIIMGGLEALQEYIAFHILTCLIPAFLIAGAITTFLSREVIIKYLGSTTKKIISFPLAAIGSMGLAVCSCTIIPIASGLYRKGGSIGPAFIMLWTAPAMNILALVYTGAILGIDMAIMRIIAALSTSLIVGIVMVNSFKKEEELRMKKLSDKRQLSNKIIDKKALILILLLVLTLLLPNYAGAGRPYIDKVLIFSIFMIITIVYVWRFIDFNLIKDWLKETLWFMRTMFPLLLLGVFIVGIIGKVLPEDWITTLFGGSGLLATFLATLIGALSYFATLTEAPFVHTLMSLGMGKGPALALLLAGPGLSLPNMLTISRVFGVKKAIVYILTTIFLATIASFIIGNVFWK; this is translated from the coding sequence ATGGATATATTAGAAATAATAATGGGAGGTTTAGAAGCTCTACAAGAATATATTGCATTTCATATACTCACTTGTTTAATTCCAGCTTTCTTAATTGCTGGAGCGATTACTACATTTCTTTCAAGAGAAGTTATAATAAAATATCTAGGATCAACAACAAAAAAAATAATATCATTTCCATTAGCAGCAATAGGTAGTATGGGATTAGCAGTATGTTCATGTACTATTATTCCAATAGCTTCAGGCTTATATAGAAAAGGAGGAAGTATAGGTCCAGCTTTTATAATGCTTTGGACTGCTCCAGCTATGAATATTTTAGCTTTAGTATATACTGGGGCAATTTTAGGAATTGATATGGCCATAATGAGGATAATAGCTGCATTATCTACTTCATTAATTGTTGGTATAGTTATGGTGAATAGTTTTAAAAAAGAAGAAGAGTTGAGAATGAAAAAACTTTCAGATAAAAGACAATTATCTAATAAAATTATAGATAAAAAGGCATTAATATTAATATTATTATTAGTACTTACACTTCTTTTGCCAAATTATGCAGGCGCAGGAAGACCATATATTGATAAAGTCCTAATTTTTTCAATTTTCATGATAATAACTATAGTTTATGTTTGGCGTTTTATTGATTTTAATTTAATAAAAGATTGGTTAAAAGAAACATTATGGTTTATGAGAACAATGTTTCCCTTACTATTATTAGGAGTATTTATTGTAGGAATTATAGGAAAAGTTTTACCAGAAGACTGGATTACTACTTTATTTGGAGGAAGTGGATTACTTGCAACATTCTTAGCCACACTTATAGGAGCATTAAGCTATTTTGCTACTTTAACTGAGGCGCCTTTTGTTCATACTTTAATGTCATTAGGTATGGGAAAAGGACCAGCTCTTGCCTTACTCTTAGCTGGACCAGGATTAAGTTTACCAAACATGCTTACAATTTCACGTGTTTTTGGAGTGAAGAAAGCCATAGTTTATATTTTAACAACAATTTTCTTAGCTACAATAGCGTCATTTATTATAGGGAATGTTTTTTGGAAATAA
- a CDS encoding nucleotidyltransferase family protein: MRVIILAGGYAKRLWPLTLERPKSLLPLGDGYILDYIISKIMKMDKLSEIVISTNKKFEINFLEWVKERNYKNIIIIPEPSTKEEEKLGPINAIWSIAKNVKEDYLIIAGDNLFSLNLNEMASFFYKVKSPVVALFELNNLDLVKQYACVVLNNDDSIIEFEEKPKCPKSCLVSTCIYMLPWRNILLIEEYLKENPPDPVGKFIEWLVVREKVYGFKFKGYWYDIGNYEVYNEAREAFKHISYKEY; the protein is encoded by the coding sequence ATGCGAGTAATAATATTAGCTGGAGGATATGCAAAAAGACTTTGGCCACTTACATTAGAAAGACCTAAGTCTCTTTTACCTTTAGGAGATGGTTATATTTTAGATTATATAATTTCAAAGATAATGAAAATGGATAAATTAAGTGAAATAGTAATTTCTACTAATAAAAAATTTGAAATTAATTTTTTAGAATGGGTAAAAGAAAGAAATTATAAGAATATCATTATAATTCCTGAACCTTCAACTAAAGAAGAAGAAAAATTAGGACCAATAAATGCAATATGGAGTATTGCAAAAAATGTTAAAGAAGATTATTTAATTATTGCTGGAGATAATTTATTTTCATTAAATTTAAATGAAATGGCATCATTTTTCTATAAAGTTAAATCCCCTGTAGTGGCACTTTTTGAATTAAATAATTTAGATTTAGTAAAACAATATGCATGTGTAGTTTTAAATAATGATGATTCCATAATTGAATTTGAAGAAAAACCAAAATGTCCTAAAAGTTGTTTAGTTTCTACTTGCATTTATATGTTACCTTGGAGAAATATCTTATTAATAGAAGAATATTTAAAAGAAAATCCTCCAGATCCTGTTGGGAAATTTATTGAATGGCTTGTAGTTCGAGAAAAAGTTTATGGATTCAAATTTAAAGGATATTGGTATGATATTGGAAATTATGAAGTATACAATGAAGCTAGAGAAGCATTTAAGCATATTTCATATAAGGAATATTAA